The Styela clava chromosome 11, kaStyClav1.hap1.2, whole genome shotgun sequence genome includes the window ATGGCCGCTTACCTAGTAAACGACTTTTGAATGCGAGTCAGATCAAATGTGAACAAATACAACAATTTTGCACAATTGTGCATTTCaacgcaaataaaaaaaaaaaattcagaggAGGACCTCGTCTTTCATCAACAGACAATATTCAATCTTTTTCAGCTGCGAAAACCTATGAATGACAGATTCGGTTTGCATACCAAAACACACGTGTAAATCCAAGTTTTGACATTTACTACAGCAAACTGAACTTGCGATTATGATTGAAGTTGATTTATATTACGGGCTATCAATATAGATATCAAATAGAATATTCATTCTTTTTGCAGCTGCGAAAGCCTGAATTACATCACTGCTTTAACGTCTATCGTCGATAATCATTTTTAACAATCGCGGTTTTTGACGGTTCTACAAGAAACATAATAAAACTAACATCAGCGTAGATCGAACCATTGTAGATTAGAACATATTCgttaaaaacagttgaataaaaatattcgaatttacTCACCCCTGGTTGTTCAGTTCGTATGTTAATATAATACCTAAAATGActtggcaaaattatatgataTGCGGCGTTTCAGCAATGCGAAAAGAACAGCGTTTTTCTTTTCAAGTTGCAACCCGTAAAAAAGTTGCATATCTGACCTGCGACTAGCAAAAGGTTACTGATCCCTGATTTAAACAATCAAATGATACCTCAAATTTTATCATATTGcctcaatttcaaatttattaaattgtaATGAAGATCAAAAAATTCATTGCAATTTTCCTGCAAACAAATTTCAGTGTGTTTGATTGATTCAAGACAAACACAATAATATAATTTGGCATCAAGTTTTTAGTTTCATCTGCATGACAGATTCACTGATAAATATTCTTACCTCAAGCTAGTTTGACTTTCCAGATCGTCCAAAGAAAAAGGCAAATTAAAGATGGCagtctttattttatttttttaggtACAGACACTATTACTAcaatcaacaaaaagttgtgaaaaaccaatgttatttatttacaaatggTAAAAATGGAATAATTAGCGATagcaaattttatgaaattcattAATGCCGGCATTGGAATAGAGAATAACGAGTTGATATTTTATCCAAGGCCAAGCTCGgttgaaaacatttttatacaGTTGCCTTGGAATGATAAATGTATTCAAACCTAACATTTGTCATTTACCCATGTGGAAAGTCGGGCATGCCTGAACAAATAGTGTAATGAAGATAAACAAAGCGGACAATCAGGTTTTGACAGCTGAAACATTTGAAAAAGCCCAGTATAAAAATCGGGAACATAGTTATTTAATCCTTTTTCTTCTTCCTACCAGAATTCGATATTCCAGTATCAAGTTTTCGCTTCTGGGAGCCCCCACCAACAGAAGAAGGGGTTGATGCTCTTGATCCTCCACCTGGTGTATTGGTGCCCCGTTGCCTCCCTTTCTTCCCAGATGACTTGTCTCTTTCTTCCAGTTCTTGGTTTTCTCTTTCTATTAATGTGATAAGGGTGTTACATCTTCGCTGAAGTTCTGTTGCCGTTCTGGACTTTATGAACCAATCGAATCTAAATTGGGGAGCATGTCGAACTGCCACGCGTAGTTCATCGTAAACATTCTCTCTGTCAAGTCCAAGTTTATGCAGCATGCAAATAAGGAATCTATCCTCTTCTTCCGTGTAATTCTTCCCCTTATTTGTTCCGTACTGGATACGAAGTTGGTGGAATGGGGCTCGATATCTTGCAATTTTTGCATCAAGAGCTTTTTTGACACTGATTTTCCGCTGAATGCGAGCTTCTCCTCTTTCAATCTGTGccattattttatcaatgtcAGTCAATTCGTTGCATCTCTCCCAAAATACTGCGGAATATTCTATAACTTCTTGTGGCGTCTTGCCTTCCACTTCTTTGGAGATACTTTCAATATCATCACGTCCATATTTTTCATTAGCTCTGATGAATTGATTGAAATCACGCTTTGTCCAGTTGGTGAATCCACATTGCAGAAGACTCTCTTTTTCAGCTAGTTCCTCCTCAGTGAGCGGCAATGCTTCATCAATCTGGCGTTGTTGATCTTTTTCAGCTTCAATATCTCCATCTGGATCTCTGGGTACTTTGTATCCAATAGAAGCACGATACTGTAAAATCTCAGCCTCAAGCAATTCAAATAATCGGGGaggaaaaaactgaaaatcttgAACTGTAGGTTGCTTTGGAGGCCTTGGGGCTTTGGGTGCCTTCGGTTCACTTGTTCTCAGGGCTTCTCGGAAGTACTGATCAACGGCGTAGTTAGCCTTTCTCTCTCTTTTAGGTGGTTCAATCCAAGGCAGTAAGCCACCTTCTTTTGTTTTATCTTTCCAATCCTTGCCTTCAAATTGGTAAACAGAGTACGGGCTCTCCGTGTCATCCAACGTAAATTTACGAAGTCCGCTTTCGCCAAGATTTTTCAGTCGTTCTTCCATTTCTTCTGTTCTCTTTTCTCCTACAGCAATAATAGCATCGATATCAGCATCTGTGATTTCACTTTCTTTAGATGCAAAAACATGATTCGCTCCATGTCGAATCATGCTCAGCATCTCATCTTTGGCAAGTTTTTGACTCTGAGCTACCAGTCGACCCTGTTGGATAACAATATTGTCCAGATGCAATTTCATATCAGCTCGTTCAACAATTCTCTCTTCCACTGTATTTTCTGTAATCAATCTGAATACCATCACTTGCTTTTTCTGACCAATTCGATGTGCCCTGTCCATAGCTTGTAAATCGACTTGAGGATTCCAATCACTGTCATATAAAATTACTATATTTGCTGTTGCCAGATTTATACCCAAACCACCAGCACGAGTTgacaacataaaaataaatttttcactACCAGGcatattgtattcattgattTGACGATGTCTATCCTCGTGGGGTGTTTGACCATCCAATCTACAGTAATTGTATCCCCTCCACATACAATAATCTTCTAGAATATCCAACATTCTCGTCATTTGACTGAAGATCAGCACACGATCTCCTTGCGCTTGAAATTTTGGAAGAAGTTTATCGAGAACATCCATTTTTCCACTATTGACTACAAGATGCGCATCTGTGGTATAAGGTGGTCCAGGTTCTGCCCCATCAAACAGATATGGATGATTGGTACATTTTCGCAACTGCATAAGAATATTTAAAAGTCTAACTCTATCCTTTTTGCCTGCGGCGTTGATGACATCAATATCTTTGACTAGAATTTTTGTATACCATTCTCTTTGCATTTTGCTCAAACCAATGTAAATCTTGGTTTCTTTTTTCGGCAGTAAGCTTTTTTCAACATCACTTTTCAATCTTCTTAAAAGAAAAGGTCTCAATACAGAATGCAAACGTGAAACCAACTTCTGGTCATCTAGCTTATTTGCAGAAAACCAGGAATCAAAATCTTCAGAAGAATTAAAAACATCTGGTAGTAGAAAGTTGAGTAAAGCCCATAATTCATGCAAATTATTTTGCAGTGGTGTACCGGTTAACAGAAGTCGATTTGTACTGCGAAATTGGCGAACAATGGTAGAGAGCTTTGACTGCTCATTCTTAATTCTATGTGCCTCATCAATAACAACATATCTCCAGTTGAATCGTTTAAAACAAGCCTTTTCACGAATTACAATTTCATATGATGTAATACAAACATCCCACTCTCCCGGCATCATAACATCACGAATGATCGCAGCTCTCTGATCTTTGTTTCCTGTTAAACATACCGTTTTGATTGATGGACACCAACGCTCAAATTCATTCACCCAGTTTTGAAGAGTAGATTTTGGTACAATCACCATATGGGGACCAGGAATATTTCTGTAATGCTTGAGATAGCCCAACAAGGAGATGGTTTGTAAAGTCTTTCCCAGACCCATTTCATCAGCGAGAATACCACTGATCCCATTTTCGTACAATGATATCATCCAGTTTAATCCTCTGACTTGATAATCTCTCATTTCAccattttgaatgtatttaggAGATTGTTCAAATCTTGTTATCGCTCCTTGTGTTTTTCTAGCATCGGAAAGTAGTTCCTCGTCCTCCTCTTGTTCTGTTCTACGATGACGATGATCAGTTGCATTTACACTAGTTGACGAACCTGACACAGACTCACGAGAAGTTAGTCTGGGTCGTCCACGAATTTTCAGAGGGCTCGTAGGTGATTTGGTCTTGACATTGGGATTCATGAAATGAGCAAAAATTTCTGTCTGCTGCAACAAAAAGTCAAACCGCTTTCCATGATCCTGAGCCATTTTGCTGGCATATGCAGAATCAGGTGGTGCCACGGGTTCTTCAGTTTCCTCTGCATCAGAATTTTCAGATATATCTGATTCATTGTTTGGTTTTGAAGCCATCTTTATCGATTTTCTTTTAAAAACAGCTTTATGATAATGTTTTTGATTCAAAATCTACAAAAATATCAGATTGAAAAATGTCGTTAAATGTTTTTGTCGGTGATAAATATGGGAGCAAAACTTCAATGAAGTGATAGGATTAGCCTGAACATTAAGAAATATTCCACTTCGTATTAGAAAAAGATAACCATGATAATGTAGAACTGATATCGATAAAACAGTCGCcattattttattgtatatattataatagGCTATTACATTTACCGGTATATACAAAAAAGTTGGGTCTCCTTGAATACcacacaaaataattttcacttCTACTTTGGCAGAGTTAGACAGTGAATTAATGAAATGTTGAAAGGTTTTCTGCTTCAAGTTAAACAcagttgaattttatttaagatTCTAAATGGCAAATTTATAAAAGTCAGCCAGTTAtcatgatattttaaaatttatgaaacAAACAAGAGAGTTAGGTATTCCGACAAGTTTGGAATCATAAAAAAACACCCATTGAGCAATTATTTCGAACACTAAAAATCTATTCCAACTCTTCTTCCCTGCACCTAAACTTTAAAATTACATGATTTTTCCAGGGATGTTCAAAACAtatcaaatattcgaaaaattggTTGATGGATTTGGTAGATTCTTGATTTTAGGtccaatttagaatatatttattcGAAAATGTCTTTTCAAGcattaggataggataagatttacatatttatcacggggAAGAGAAAAGgcgataagacggcctaatcctatggcaaaccacggcctctcgcccggttacctgGCCTGGCAAgtacgggattagttagccagctatttgttttcggaagcatggacttaattattttataatagacaaaaattgattctgacagaataaaatagagcagggtggtccaatccaaacccaggcccgcagcgtaattatctgtggcccgcgtcgcctTTGCTGAagggtaatcaaaaaatcgtatttggttttgtttcgtcataaaaataatcagaaaatcTTTTCGATATCTTGCTACATCACTAAATTGACTAGTGTCACGACTAGCTGGAGCATCTAGCGAAGTGGAATATTGTGCTTGGGTATTCCAAATTGTTCATTGGCTTTATATCTTTTTGATtgggaatatattccaacaGTTATGAacttgtaataaataaatatcaatgttACATGGCCTGAGAATATAATCCATACAGTgattttttgcaaccagcctaaagtATTACAGAAAAGtcagaaaaattgcattttcaaatttttagggaTTTTGCTTTGAGAACCCTACCGATGTTCGAACGTACTTATAATTGCGGGAGCCCTTTCTTCGTTGTGAATAGTTTGAAATCTTATATTAAACATAgatattttgcatgttttagcttgataaatgacaaataatgaccaATTGTTAGCACAATAAAGTGTTTGTTGCCCTGTTTACCTATTTctgacactattgtggcccgggaacaatgcaaaaataattttgtggcccacgAAGGCGACAACTTGGACCACCCTAAAATAGAGAAAACTGATTAAAACAATGCTTATCTCAATTATTCTgc containing:
- the LOC120347053 gene encoding SWI/SNF-related matrix-associated actin-dependent regulator of chromatin subfamily A member 5-like, which produces MASKPNNESDISENSDAEETEEPVAPPDSAYASKMAQDHGKRFDFLLQQTEIFAHFMNPNVKTKSPTSPLKIRGRPRLTSRESVSGSSTSVNATDHRHRRTEQEEDEELLSDARKTQGAITRFEQSPKYIQNGEMRDYQVRGLNWMISLYENGISGILADEMGLGKTLQTISLLGYLKHYRNIPGPHMVIVPKSTLQNWVNEFERWCPSIKTVCLTGNKDQRAAIIRDVMMPGEWDVCITSYEIVIREKACFKRFNWRYVVIDEAHRIKNEQSKLSTIVRQFRSTNRLLLTGTPLQNNLHELWALLNFLLPDVFNSSEDFDSWFSANKLDDQKLVSRLHSVLRPFLLRRLKSDVEKSLLPKKETKIYIGLSKMQREWYTKILVKDIDVINAAGKKDRVRLLNILMQLRKCTNHPYLFDGAEPGPPYTTDAHLVVNSGKMDVLDKLLPKFQAQGDRVLIFSQMTRMLDILEDYCMWRGYNYCRLDGQTPHEDRHRQINEYNMPGSEKFIFMLSTRAGGLGINLATANIVILYDSDWNPQVDLQAMDRAHRIGQKKQVMVFRLITENTVEERIVERADMKLHLDNIVIQQGRLVAQSQKLAKDEMLSMIRHGANHVFASKESEITDADIDAIIAVGEKRTEEMEERLKNLGESGLRKFTLDDTESPYSVYQFEGKDWKDKTKEGGLLPWIEPPKRERKANYAVDQYFREALRTSEPKAPKAPRPPKQPTVQDFQFFPPRLFELLEAEILQYRASIGYKVPRDPDGDIEAEKDQQRQIDEALPLTEEELAEKESLLQCGFTNWTKRDFNQFIRANEKYGRDDIESISKEVEGKTPQEVIEYSAVFWERCNELTDIDKIMAQIERGEARIQRKISVKKALDAKIARYRAPFHQLRIQYGTNKGKNYTEEEDRFLICMLHKLGLDRENVYDELRVAVRHAPQFRFDWFIKSRTATELQRRCNTLITLIERENQELEERDKSSGKKGRQRGTNTPGGGSRASTPSSVGGGSQKRKLDTGISNSGRKKKKD